A stretch of Brachyhypopomus gauderio isolate BG-103 chromosome 3, BGAUD_0.2, whole genome shotgun sequence DNA encodes these proteins:
- the LOC143509924 gene encoding uncharacterized protein LOC143509924 isoform X6 codes for MYNIVGFKDTDEVEVVPAAWVKDGICYWPPYKKEMILRAVKSQEQPQDSWIPYSIRVIYTASDYSAARRKLPEAVEHTDIQSEEEDQPRPKRRRRPTRKLYLNESADEDPGQRSIDLPIPPRIQPPLCRGLEETPANKTTEEYMWKQPSAGPYGQQNIHPSWMQTSNLEFNNLLDISCSQGARTWI; via the exons atgtacaacatAGTTGGGTTCAAAGACACAGATGAGGTAGAAGTTGTTCCAGCTGCTTGGGTGAAAGATGGCATTTGCTACTGGCCTCCTTATAAAAAAGAAATGATACTGAGAGCAGTCAAATCTCAAGAGCAACCACAAGACTCATGGATCCCATACAGCATTCGTGTTATCTACACAGCAA GTGATTACAGTGCTGCTAGAAGAAAACTACCTGAAGCTGTGGAGCACACAGATATACAATCTGAGGAAGAAGACCAACCTAGACCCAAAAGAAGGAGAAG ACCAACCAGGAAGCTCTATTTGAATGAGAGCGCTGATGAAGATCCTGGGCAGAGGAGCATAGATTTACCCATTCCCCCCCGCATACAGCCTCCACTGTGCAGAGGCTTAGAAGAGACACCAGCGAATAAAACTACTGAGGAGTACATGTGGAAACAACCCAGTGCTGGGCCTTATGGGCAACAAAATATTCATCCTTCTTGGATGCAAACTTCTAATTTAGAGTTTAATAATTTGCTGGACATTTCATGCAGTCAGGGAGCTCGTACTTGGATTTGA
- the LOC143509924 gene encoding uncharacterized protein LOC143509924 isoform X4 yields the protein MKNYLKKCVHTNVFQINFVSVFFFTKLTFFWLQYYLLSVEHCHGTAPDPSFWACVNVSMSGSIFDIGLDKFFCHYWAPSQIDVYKSLSKIPGASVRFDATGSVCIMEHRWAYSERSNMRKRAVKRVNDMILSLDSDISASLGVNQTQEESVVASCSGAASSEFADSYGSEEEVDCEIESETSEDEDSSPSDLRSSLSDWAVEFGVSLVALSALLSILRVHHPFLPKDGRSLLKTRTQYVVENIAGGSFYYFGILNTLGKTFHEIASKVPDRHTFKLQLNFDGLPLFKNSSVQFWPVLGKLQEYATKGPVLIAVFCGESKPTSLSEYLSALVKELKTLSDGFIVGGKVFFVKVSSVMCDAPARAFIKGIKSHTGYAGCDKCVQSGVYMNHRMTFPETHAACRTDESFRVNADEDHHLHQSPLLETDIGMVSCFPHDYMHLVCLGVVRKCLDLWMGSTGPLRCRLSTRESDAVSERLMALRSFVPVEFARKPRRLSERLRWKATELRQSLLYTGPVVLRDLRYARLEEDVHVTKYFRMPLEVQAQEVCTT from the exons atgaaaaactatttaaaaaagtgcgtacacacaaatgttttccagataaattttgtgtctgtatttttttttacaaaactgacatttttctggTTACAATATTatcttctttcagtagaacattgtcacggaacagctccggacccctccttttgggcatgtgttaatGTCAGTATGAGTGGGAGCATTTTTGACATTGGGCTGGACAAATTCTTCTGCCATTACTGGGCCCCTTCTCAGATTGACGTGTACAAGTCCCTCTCCAAGATTCCTGGGGCAAGTGTCAGATTTGATGCCACTGGTTCAGTG tgtataaTGGAACACAGATGGGCATACAGTGAACGCAGTAACATGCGCAAGAGAGCTGTTAAAAGGGTTAATGACATGATTCTATCCTTGGACAGTGATATATCTGCTAGCTTAGGGGTTAACCAAACCCAGGAGGAAAGTGTAGTAGCAAGCTGTAGTGGTGCCGCCAGTAGTGAGTTTGCTGACAGTTATGGAAGTGAAGAGGAGGTTGATTGTGAAATCGAAAGTGAAACTAGTGAAGATGAGGATTCTTCACCTAGTGATTTGAGAAGCTCTTTGTCAGACTGGGCAGTTGAGTTTGGTGTTTCGTTGGTTGCTCTTTCGGCACTTCTGTCCATACTTAGGGTTCACCATCCTTTTCTCCCAAAAGACGGCAGGTCATTGCTTAAAACAAGAACTCAGTATGTGGTGGAAAATATAGCAGGTGGCTCTTTCTACTATTTTGGTATATTAAATACTCTTGGTAAAACATTTCATGAAATTGCTTCTAAAGTTCCCGACAGACATACGTTTAAATTACAGCTAAATTTTGATGGTCTGCCattgtttaaaaattcatcTGTTCAGTTCTGGCCAGTACTGGGCAAGTTGCAAGAATATGCTACAAAAGGACCAGTATTAATTGCTGTGTTCTGTGGTGAATCAAAACCAACTTCATTGTCTGAGTACCTTAGTGCTCTTGTAAAAGAGTTAAAAACATTGAGTGATGGCTTCATCGTGGGTGGAAAGGTTTTTTTTGTCAAGGTATCTTCAGTTATGTGTGATGCTCCAGCTAGAGCCTTCATTAAAGGTATCAAATCCCACACTGGTTATGCTGGATGTGACAAGTGTGTTCAGTCAGGTGTTTACATGAATCACCGCATGACCTTCCCTGAGACTCATGCTGCATGTAGGACGGATGAGTCCTTTAGGGTCAATGCTGATGAAGACCACCATTTACACCAATCACCTTTGTTGGAAACAGACATTGGCATGGTTAGTTGTTTTCCGCATGATTATATGCATTTGGTATGTCTTGGCGTGGTGCGAAAGTGTTTGGATCTCTGGATGGGCAGTACTGGGCCTCTGCGGTGTCGTCTGTCCACACGTGAGAGTGATGCAGTTTCTGAAAGATTAATGGCTTTGAGAAGTTTTGTTCCAGTTGAATTTGCAAGAAAACCAAGGAGACTTTCAGAAAGATTAAGATGGAAAGCAACAGAACTGAGACAGTCTCTACTCTATACTGGTCCAGTTGTTCTTCGAG ATCTCAGATATGCAAGGCTTGAGGAAGATGTGCATGTGACCAAATATTTTAGGATGCCACTTGAGGTTCAGG CACAAGAGGTATGTACCACATAG
- the LOC143509924 gene encoding uncharacterized protein LOC143509924 isoform X5 has product MKNYLKKCVHTNVFQINFVSVFFFTKLTFFWLQYYLLSVEHCHGTAPDPSFWACVNVSMSGSIFDIGLDKFFCHYWAPSQIDVYKSLSKIPGASVRFDATGSVCIMEHRWAYSERSNMRKRAVKRVNDMILSLDSDISASLGVNQTQEESVVASCSGAASSEFADSYGSEEEVDCEIESETSEDEDSSPSDLRSSLSDWAVEFGVSLVALSALLSILRVHHPFLPKDGRSLLKTRTQYVVENIAGGSFYYFGILNTLGKTFHEIASKVPDRHTFKLQLNFDGLPLFKNSSVQFWPVLGKLQEYATKGPVLIAVFCGESKPTSLSEYLSALVKELKTLSDGFIVGGKVFFVKVSSVMCDAPARAFIKGIKSHTGYAGCDKCVQSGVYMNHRMTFPETHAACRTDESFRVNADEDHHLHQSPLLETDIGMVSCFPHDYMHLVCLGVVRKCLDLWMGSTGPLRCRLSTRESDAVSERLMALRSFVPVEFARKPRRLSERLRWKATELRQSLLYTGPVVLRAQEVCTT; this is encoded by the exons atgaaaaactatttaaaaaagtgcgtacacacaaatgttttccagataaattttgtgtctgtatttttttttacaaaactgacatttttctggTTACAATATTatcttctttcagtagaacattgtcacggaacagctccggacccctccttttgggcatgtgttaatGTCAGTATGAGTGGGAGCATTTTTGACATTGGGCTGGACAAATTCTTCTGCCATTACTGGGCCCCTTCTCAGATTGACGTGTACAAGTCCCTCTCCAAGATTCCTGGGGCAAGTGTCAGATTTGATGCCACTGGTTCAGTG tgtataaTGGAACACAGATGGGCATACAGTGAACGCAGTAACATGCGCAAGAGAGCTGTTAAAAGGGTTAATGACATGATTCTATCCTTGGACAGTGATATATCTGCTAGCTTAGGGGTTAACCAAACCCAGGAGGAAAGTGTAGTAGCAAGCTGTAGTGGTGCCGCCAGTAGTGAGTTTGCTGACAGTTATGGAAGTGAAGAGGAGGTTGATTGTGAAATCGAAAGTGAAACTAGTGAAGATGAGGATTCTTCACCTAGTGATTTGAGAAGCTCTTTGTCAGACTGGGCAGTTGAGTTTGGTGTTTCGTTGGTTGCTCTTTCGGCACTTCTGTCCATACTTAGGGTTCACCATCCTTTTCTCCCAAAAGACGGCAGGTCATTGCTTAAAACAAGAACTCAGTATGTGGTGGAAAATATAGCAGGTGGCTCTTTCTACTATTTTGGTATATTAAATACTCTTGGTAAAACATTTCATGAAATTGCTTCTAAAGTTCCCGACAGACATACGTTTAAATTACAGCTAAATTTTGATGGTCTGCCattgtttaaaaattcatcTGTTCAGTTCTGGCCAGTACTGGGCAAGTTGCAAGAATATGCTACAAAAGGACCAGTATTAATTGCTGTGTTCTGTGGTGAATCAAAACCAACTTCATTGTCTGAGTACCTTAGTGCTCTTGTAAAAGAGTTAAAAACATTGAGTGATGGCTTCATCGTGGGTGGAAAGGTTTTTTTTGTCAAGGTATCTTCAGTTATGTGTGATGCTCCAGCTAGAGCCTTCATTAAAGGTATCAAATCCCACACTGGTTATGCTGGATGTGACAAGTGTGTTCAGTCAGGTGTTTACATGAATCACCGCATGACCTTCCCTGAGACTCATGCTGCATGTAGGACGGATGAGTCCTTTAGGGTCAATGCTGATGAAGACCACCATTTACACCAATCACCTTTGTTGGAAACAGACATTGGCATGGTTAGTTGTTTTCCGCATGATTATATGCATTTGGTATGTCTTGGCGTGGTGCGAAAGTGTTTGGATCTCTGGATGGGCAGTACTGGGCCTCTGCGGTGTCGTCTGTCCACACGTGAGAGTGATGCAGTTTCTGAAAGATTAATGGCTTTGAGAAGTTTTGTTCCAGTTGAATTTGCAAGAAAACCAAGGAGACTTTCAGAAAGATTAAGATGGAAAGCAACAGAACTGAGACAGTCTCTACTCTATACTGGTCCAGTTGTTCTTCGAG CACAAGAGGTATGTACCACATAG
- the LOC143509924 gene encoding uncharacterized protein LOC143509924 isoform X3, whose amino-acid sequence MKNYLKKCVHTNVFQINFVSVFFFTKLTFFWLQYYLLSVEHCHGTAPDPSFWACVNVSMSGSIFDIGLDKFFCHYWAPSQIDVYKSLSKIPGASVRFDATGSVCIMEHRWAYSERSNMRKRAVKRVNDMILSLDSDISASLGVNQTQEESVVASCSGAASSEFADSYGSEEEVDCEIESETSEDEDSSPSDLRSSLSDWAVEFGVSLVALSALLSILRVHHPFLPKDGRSLLKTRTQYVVENIAGGSFYYFGILNTLGKTFHEIASKVPDRHTFKLQLNFDGLPLFKNSSVQFWPVLGKLQEYATKGPVLIAVFCGESKPTSLSEYLSALVKELKTLSDGFIVGGKVFFVKVSSVMCDAPARAFIKGIKSHTGYAGCDKCVQSGVYMNHRMTFPETHAACRTDESFRVNADEDHHLHQSPLLETDIGMVSCFPHDYMHLVCLGVVRKCLDLWMGSTGPLRCRLSTRESDAVSERLMALRSFVPVEFARKPRRLSERLRWKATELRQSLLYTGPVVLRDLRYARLEEDVHVTKYFRMPLEVQVSFVDTQEVEVVAALWVKDGVCLWPPYKSEGVQRAIKMQEHPGDNWTPYKIKVLYTANHYNEARRKLPLAEQQTDLQSEAEDESLKPPKRKIKPNKRLLEDGYNTDEEALVPKKNFYLKPPE is encoded by the exons atgaaaaactatttaaaaaagtgcgtacacacaaatgttttccagataaattttgtgtctgtatttttttttacaaaactgacatttttctggTTACAATATTatcttctttcagtagaacattgtcacggaacagctccggacccctccttttgggcatgtgttaatGTCAGTATGAGTGGGAGCATTTTTGACATTGGGCTGGACAAATTCTTCTGCCATTACTGGGCCCCTTCTCAGATTGACGTGTACAAGTCCCTCTCCAAGATTCCTGGGGCAAGTGTCAGATTTGATGCCACTGGTTCAGTG tgtataaTGGAACACAGATGGGCATACAGTGAACGCAGTAACATGCGCAAGAGAGCTGTTAAAAGGGTTAATGACATGATTCTATCCTTGGACAGTGATATATCTGCTAGCTTAGGGGTTAACCAAACCCAGGAGGAAAGTGTAGTAGCAAGCTGTAGTGGTGCCGCCAGTAGTGAGTTTGCTGACAGTTATGGAAGTGAAGAGGAGGTTGATTGTGAAATCGAAAGTGAAACTAGTGAAGATGAGGATTCTTCACCTAGTGATTTGAGAAGCTCTTTGTCAGACTGGGCAGTTGAGTTTGGTGTTTCGTTGGTTGCTCTTTCGGCACTTCTGTCCATACTTAGGGTTCACCATCCTTTTCTCCCAAAAGACGGCAGGTCATTGCTTAAAACAAGAACTCAGTATGTGGTGGAAAATATAGCAGGTGGCTCTTTCTACTATTTTGGTATATTAAATACTCTTGGTAAAACATTTCATGAAATTGCTTCTAAAGTTCCCGACAGACATACGTTTAAATTACAGCTAAATTTTGATGGTCTGCCattgtttaaaaattcatcTGTTCAGTTCTGGCCAGTACTGGGCAAGTTGCAAGAATATGCTACAAAAGGACCAGTATTAATTGCTGTGTTCTGTGGTGAATCAAAACCAACTTCATTGTCTGAGTACCTTAGTGCTCTTGTAAAAGAGTTAAAAACATTGAGTGATGGCTTCATCGTGGGTGGAAAGGTTTTTTTTGTCAAGGTATCTTCAGTTATGTGTGATGCTCCAGCTAGAGCCTTCATTAAAGGTATCAAATCCCACACTGGTTATGCTGGATGTGACAAGTGTGTTCAGTCAGGTGTTTACATGAATCACCGCATGACCTTCCCTGAGACTCATGCTGCATGTAGGACGGATGAGTCCTTTAGGGTCAATGCTGATGAAGACCACCATTTACACCAATCACCTTTGTTGGAAACAGACATTGGCATGGTTAGTTGTTTTCCGCATGATTATATGCATTTGGTATGTCTTGGCGTGGTGCGAAAGTGTTTGGATCTCTGGATGGGCAGTACTGGGCCTCTGCGGTGTCGTCTGTCCACACGTGAGAGTGATGCAGTTTCTGAAAGATTAATGGCTTTGAGAAGTTTTGTTCCAGTTGAATTTGCAAGAAAACCAAGGAGACTTTCAGAAAGATTAAGATGGAAAGCAACAGAACTGAGACAGTCTCTACTCTATACTGGTCCAGTTGTTCTTCGAG ATCTCAGATATGCAAGGCTTGAGGAAGATGTGCATGTGACCAAATATTTTAGGATGCCACTTGAGGTTCAGG TGAGCTTTGTGGATACACAAGAAGTGGAAGTTGTCGCAGCCCTCTGGGTGAAAGATGGTGTTTGCCTGTGGCCTCCATATAAGAGTGAAGGTGTCCAGAGGGCTATCAAAATGCAGGAGCATCCTGGTGACAACTGGACCCCATACAAGATAAAAGTGTTATATACAGCAA ATCATTACAATGAAGCAAGAAGAAAGCTTCCACTTGCGGAGCAACAAACTGATCTCCAGTCAGAAGCTGAGGATGAGTCACTGAAGCCaccaaaaaggaaaataaa
- the LOC143509924 gene encoding uncharacterized protein LOC143509924 isoform X1 — MKNYLKKCVHTNVFQINFVSVFFFTKLTFFWLQYYLLSVEHCHGTAPDPSFWACVNVSMSGSIFDIGLDKFFCHYWAPSQIDVYKSLSKIPGASVRFDATGSVCIMEHRWAYSERSNMRKRAVKRVNDMILSLDSDISASLGVNQTQEESVVASCSGAASSEFADSYGSEEEVDCEIESETSEDEDSSPSDLRSSLSDWAVEFGVSLVALSALLSILRVHHPFLPKDGRSLLKTRTQYVVENIAGGSFYYFGILNTLGKTFHEIASKVPDRHTFKLQLNFDGLPLFKNSSVQFWPVLGKLQEYATKGPVLIAVFCGESKPTSLSEYLSALVKELKTLSDGFIVGGKVFFVKVSSVMCDAPARAFIKGIKSHTGYAGCDKCVQSGVYMNHRMTFPETHAACRTDESFRVNADEDHHLHQSPLLETDIGMVSCFPHDYMHLVCLGVVRKCLDLWMGSTGPLRCRLSTRESDAVSERLMALRSFVPVEFARKPRRLSERLRWKATELRQSLLYTGPVVLRGVLADEVYSNFMLLSVAISILANPTFCFMLNDFANTLLVSFVEHFSQLYGPEFVVYNVHGLIHLSDDVKHHGHLDLISGFSFENYLQKLKKMVRKPHSPLTQIIRRVSEMESINPKNTTQTQDNKTQTNLEHRDGPVPQLFTGRVCQFRELVTSGGVIRTSEGDNCIKFNNAVVLVQNIVLYQDKLYVIYKEYSRKGTFFDYPIDSCELEVFVVSHLSSDLRYARLEEDVHVTKYFRMPLEVQVSFVDTQEVEVVAALWVKDGVCLWPPYKSEGVQRAIKMQEHPGDNWTPYKIKVLYTANHYNEARRKLPLAEQQTDLQSEAEDESLKPPKRKIKPNKRLLEDGYNTDEEALVPKKNFYLKPPE, encoded by the exons atgaaaaactatttaaaaaagtgcgtacacacaaatgttttccagataaattttgtgtctgtatttttttttacaaaactgacatttttctggTTACAATATTatcttctttcagtagaacattgtcacggaacagctccggacccctccttttgggcatgtgttaatGTCAGTATGAGTGGGAGCATTTTTGACATTGGGCTGGACAAATTCTTCTGCCATTACTGGGCCCCTTCTCAGATTGACGTGTACAAGTCCCTCTCCAAGATTCCTGGGGCAAGTGTCAGATTTGATGCCACTGGTTCAGTG tgtataaTGGAACACAGATGGGCATACAGTGAACGCAGTAACATGCGCAAGAGAGCTGTTAAAAGGGTTAATGACATGATTCTATCCTTGGACAGTGATATATCTGCTAGCTTAGGGGTTAACCAAACCCAGGAGGAAAGTGTAGTAGCAAGCTGTAGTGGTGCCGCCAGTAGTGAGTTTGCTGACAGTTATGGAAGTGAAGAGGAGGTTGATTGTGAAATCGAAAGTGAAACTAGTGAAGATGAGGATTCTTCACCTAGTGATTTGAGAAGCTCTTTGTCAGACTGGGCAGTTGAGTTTGGTGTTTCGTTGGTTGCTCTTTCGGCACTTCTGTCCATACTTAGGGTTCACCATCCTTTTCTCCCAAAAGACGGCAGGTCATTGCTTAAAACAAGAACTCAGTATGTGGTGGAAAATATAGCAGGTGGCTCTTTCTACTATTTTGGTATATTAAATACTCTTGGTAAAACATTTCATGAAATTGCTTCTAAAGTTCCCGACAGACATACGTTTAAATTACAGCTAAATTTTGATGGTCTGCCattgtttaaaaattcatcTGTTCAGTTCTGGCCAGTACTGGGCAAGTTGCAAGAATATGCTACAAAAGGACCAGTATTAATTGCTGTGTTCTGTGGTGAATCAAAACCAACTTCATTGTCTGAGTACCTTAGTGCTCTTGTAAAAGAGTTAAAAACATTGAGTGATGGCTTCATCGTGGGTGGAAAGGTTTTTTTTGTCAAGGTATCTTCAGTTATGTGTGATGCTCCAGCTAGAGCCTTCATTAAAGGTATCAAATCCCACACTGGTTATGCTGGATGTGACAAGTGTGTTCAGTCAGGTGTTTACATGAATCACCGCATGACCTTCCCTGAGACTCATGCTGCATGTAGGACGGATGAGTCCTTTAGGGTCAATGCTGATGAAGACCACCATTTACACCAATCACCTTTGTTGGAAACAGACATTGGCATGGTTAGTTGTTTTCCGCATGATTATATGCATTTGGTATGTCTTGGCGTGGTGCGAAAGTGTTTGGATCTCTGGATGGGCAGTACTGGGCCTCTGCGGTGTCGTCTGTCCACACGTGAGAGTGATGCAGTTTCTGAAAGATTAATGGCTTTGAGAAGTTTTGTTCCAGTTGAATTTGCAAGAAAACCAAGGAGACTTTCAGAAAGATTAAGATGGAAAGCAACAGAACTGAGACAGTCTCTACTCTATACTGGTCCAGTTGTTCTTCGAGGTGTGTTGGCAGATGAAGTGTATAGCAATTTTATGTTGTTATCAGTTGCTATTAGCATTTTGGCAAATCCCActttttgttttatgttaaatGACTTTGCAAATACATTGCTTGTCTCATTCGTTGAGCACTTTAGTCAGTTATATGGTCCTGAGTTTGTAGTGTACAATGTACATGGATTAATTCACCTCAGTGATGATGTCAAGCATCATGGACACTTGGATCTTATTTCTGGATTCTCATTTGAAAATTATctacagaaattaaagaaaatggTTAGAAAACCACACAGCCCTTTAACTCAAATAATTCGCAGGGTTTCTGAAATGGAAAGCATAAATCCAAAAAACACCACTCAAACACAAGACAACAAGACTCAGACTAACTTGGAGCACAGAGATGGGCCAGTGCCACAGTTATTTACAGGAAGAGTGTGTCAGTTTAGAGAATTAGTTACCAGTGGTGGTGTTATTAGGACGTCAGAAGGAGATAACTGCATTAAGTTTAACAACGCAGTTGTTTTAGTACAAAACATAGTCCTTTATCAAGACAAATTGTACGTTATTTATAAGGAATACAGCAGAAAAGGGACATTTTTTGATTACCCCATTGATTCTTGTGAATTGGAGGTTTTTGTTGTTTCACATTTGTCTTCAGATCTCAGATATGCAAGGCTTGAGGAAGATGTGCATGTGACCAAATATTTTAGGATGCCACTTGAGGTTCAGG TGAGCTTTGTGGATACACAAGAAGTGGAAGTTGTCGCAGCCCTCTGGGTGAAAGATGGTGTTTGCCTGTGGCCTCCATATAAGAGTGAAGGTGTCCAGAGGGCTATCAAAATGCAGGAGCATCCTGGTGACAACTGGACCCCATACAAGATAAAAGTGTTATATACAGCAA ATCATTACAATGAAGCAAGAAGAAAGCTTCCACTTGCGGAGCAACAAACTGATCTCCAGTCAGAAGCTGAGGATGAGTCACTGAAGCCaccaaaaaggaaaataaa
- the LOC143509924 gene encoding uncharacterized protein LOC143509924 isoform X2 yields the protein MEHRWAYSERSNMRKRAVKRVNDMILSLDSDISASLGVNQTQEESVVASCSGAASSEFADSYGSEEEVDCEIESETSEDEDSSPSDLRSSLSDWAVEFGVSLVALSALLSILRVHHPFLPKDGRSLLKTRTQYVVENIAGGSFYYFGILNTLGKTFHEIASKVPDRHTFKLQLNFDGLPLFKNSSVQFWPVLGKLQEYATKGPVLIAVFCGESKPTSLSEYLSALVKELKTLSDGFIVGGKVFFVKVSSVMCDAPARAFIKGIKSHTGYAGCDKCVQSGVYMNHRMTFPETHAACRTDESFRVNADEDHHLHQSPLLETDIGMVSCFPHDYMHLVCLGVVRKCLDLWMGSTGPLRCRLSTRESDAVSERLMALRSFVPVEFARKPRRLSERLRWKATELRQSLLYTGPVVLRGVLADEVYSNFMLLSVAISILANPTFCFMLNDFANTLLVSFVEHFSQLYGPEFVVYNVHGLIHLSDDVKHHGHLDLISGFSFENYLQKLKKMVRKPHSPLTQIIRRVSEMESINPKNTTQTQDNKTQTNLEHRDGPVPQLFTGRVCQFRELVTSGGVIRTSEGDNCIKFNNAVVLVQNIVLYQDKLYVIYKEYSRKGTFFDYPIDSCELEVFVVSHLSSDLRYARLEEDVHVTKYFRMPLEVQVSFVDTQEVEVVAALWVKDGVCLWPPYKSEGVQRAIKMQEHPGDNWTPYKIKVLYTANHYNEARRKLPLAEQQTDLQSEAEDESLKPPKRKIKPNKRLLEDGYNTDEEALVPKKNFYLKPPE from the exons aTGGAACACAGATGGGCATACAGTGAACGCAGTAACATGCGCAAGAGAGCTGTTAAAAGGGTTAATGACATGATTCTATCCTTGGACAGTGATATATCTGCTAGCTTAGGGGTTAACCAAACCCAGGAGGAAAGTGTAGTAGCAAGCTGTAGTGGTGCCGCCAGTAGTGAGTTTGCTGACAGTTATGGAAGTGAAGAGGAGGTTGATTGTGAAATCGAAAGTGAAACTAGTGAAGATGAGGATTCTTCACCTAGTGATTTGAGAAGCTCTTTGTCAGACTGGGCAGTTGAGTTTGGTGTTTCGTTGGTTGCTCTTTCGGCACTTCTGTCCATACTTAGGGTTCACCATCCTTTTCTCCCAAAAGACGGCAGGTCATTGCTTAAAACAAGAACTCAGTATGTGGTGGAAAATATAGCAGGTGGCTCTTTCTACTATTTTGGTATATTAAATACTCTTGGTAAAACATTTCATGAAATTGCTTCTAAAGTTCCCGACAGACATACGTTTAAATTACAGCTAAATTTTGATGGTCTGCCattgtttaaaaattcatcTGTTCAGTTCTGGCCAGTACTGGGCAAGTTGCAAGAATATGCTACAAAAGGACCAGTATTAATTGCTGTGTTCTGTGGTGAATCAAAACCAACTTCATTGTCTGAGTACCTTAGTGCTCTTGTAAAAGAGTTAAAAACATTGAGTGATGGCTTCATCGTGGGTGGAAAGGTTTTTTTTGTCAAGGTATCTTCAGTTATGTGTGATGCTCCAGCTAGAGCCTTCATTAAAGGTATCAAATCCCACACTGGTTATGCTGGATGTGACAAGTGTGTTCAGTCAGGTGTTTACATGAATCACCGCATGACCTTCCCTGAGACTCATGCTGCATGTAGGACGGATGAGTCCTTTAGGGTCAATGCTGATGAAGACCACCATTTACACCAATCACCTTTGTTGGAAACAGACATTGGCATGGTTAGTTGTTTTCCGCATGATTATATGCATTTGGTATGTCTTGGCGTGGTGCGAAAGTGTTTGGATCTCTGGATGGGCAGTACTGGGCCTCTGCGGTGTCGTCTGTCCACACGTGAGAGTGATGCAGTTTCTGAAAGATTAATGGCTTTGAGAAGTTTTGTTCCAGTTGAATTTGCAAGAAAACCAAGGAGACTTTCAGAAAGATTAAGATGGAAAGCAACAGAACTGAGACAGTCTCTACTCTATACTGGTCCAGTTGTTCTTCGAGGTGTGTTGGCAGATGAAGTGTATAGCAATTTTATGTTGTTATCAGTTGCTATTAGCATTTTGGCAAATCCCActttttgttttatgttaaatGACTTTGCAAATACATTGCTTGTCTCATTCGTTGAGCACTTTAGTCAGTTATATGGTCCTGAGTTTGTAGTGTACAATGTACATGGATTAATTCACCTCAGTGATGATGTCAAGCATCATGGACACTTGGATCTTATTTCTGGATTCTCATTTGAAAATTATctacagaaattaaagaaaatggTTAGAAAACCACACAGCCCTTTAACTCAAATAATTCGCAGGGTTTCTGAAATGGAAAGCATAAATCCAAAAAACACCACTCAAACACAAGACAACAAGACTCAGACTAACTTGGAGCACAGAGATGGGCCAGTGCCACAGTTATTTACAGGAAGAGTGTGTCAGTTTAGAGAATTAGTTACCAGTGGTGGTGTTATTAGGACGTCAGAAGGAGATAACTGCATTAAGTTTAACAACGCAGTTGTTTTAGTACAAAACATAGTCCTTTATCAAGACAAATTGTACGTTATTTATAAGGAATACAGCAGAAAAGGGACATTTTTTGATTACCCCATTGATTCTTGTGAATTGGAGGTTTTTGTTGTTTCACATTTGTCTTCAGATCTCAGATATGCAAGGCTTGAGGAAGATGTGCATGTGACCAAATATTTTAGGATGCCACTTGAGGTTCAGG TGAGCTTTGTGGATACACAAGAAGTGGAAGTTGTCGCAGCCCTCTGGGTGAAAGATGGTGTTTGCCTGTGGCCTCCATATAAGAGTGAAGGTGTCCAGAGGGCTATCAAAATGCAGGAGCATCCTGGTGACAACTGGACCCCATACAAGATAAAAGTGTTATATACAGCAA ATCATTACAATGAAGCAAGAAGAAAGCTTCCACTTGCGGAGCAACAAACTGATCTCCAGTCAGAAGCTGAGGATGAGTCACTGAAGCCaccaaaaaggaaaataaa